The following coding sequences are from one Eptesicus fuscus isolate TK198812 chromosome 7, DD_ASM_mEF_20220401, whole genome shotgun sequence window:
- the KCNA1 gene encoding potassium voltage-gated channel subfamily A member 1, producing the protein MTVMSGETVDEASATPGHPQDGSYRRLADHEDHECCERVVINISGLRFETQLKTLAQFPNTLLGNPKKRMRYFDPLRNEYFFDRNRPSFDAILYYYQSGGRLRRPVNVPLDMFSEEIKFYELGEEAMEKFREDEGFIKEEERPLPEKEYQRQVWLLFEYPESSGAARVIAIVSVMVILISIVIFCLETLPELKDDKDLTGTVHRIDNTTVIYTSNFFTDPFFIVETLCIIWFSFELVVRFFACPSKADFFKNIMNFIDIVAIIPYFITLGTEIAEQEGNQKGEQATSLAILRVIRLVRVFRIFKLSRHSKGLQILGQTLKASMRELGLLIFFLFIGVILFSSAVYFAEAEEAESHFSSIPDAFWWAVVSMTTVGYGDMYPVTIGGKIVGSLCAIAGVLTIALPVPVIVSNFNYFYHRETEGEEQAQLLHVSSPNLASDSDLSRRSSSTLSKSEYMEIEEDMNNSIAHYRQANIRTGNCTTANQNCVNKSKLLTDV; encoded by the coding sequence ATGACGGTGATGTCCGGGGAGACCGTGGACGAGGCGTCGGCCACCCCGGGCCACCCCCAGGACGGCAGCTACCGGCGGCTGGCCGACCACGAGGACCACGAGTGCTGCGAGCGCGTGGTGATCAACATCTCCGGGCTGCGCTTCGAGACGCAGCTCAAGACCCTGGCGCAGTTCCCCAACACGCTGCTGGGCAACCCCAAGAAGCGCATGCGCTACTTCGACCCCCTGCGGAACGAGTACTTCTTCGACCGCAACCGGCCCAGCTTCGACGCCATCCTCTACTACTACCAGTCCGGGGGCCGGCTGCGGAGGCCGGTCAACGTGCCCCTGGACATGTTCTCCGAGGAGATCAAGTTCTATGAGCTGGGCGAGGAGGCCATGGAGAAGTTCCGGGAGGACGAGGGCTTCATCAAGGAGGAGGAGCGCCCCCTGCCCGAGAAGGAGTACCAGCGCCAGGTGTGGCTGCTCTTCGAGTACCCCGAGAGCTCGGGGGCCGCCCGCGTCATCGCCATCGTCTCGGTCATGGTCATCCTCATCTCCATCGTCATCTTTTGCCTGGAGACTCTGCCCGAGCTGAAGGATGACAAGGACCTCACGGGCACTGTCCACCGCATCGACAACACCACGGTCATCTACACCTCCAACTTCTTCACGGACCCCTTCTTCATCGTGGAGACCCTGTGCATCATCTGGTTCTCCTTCGAGCTGGTGGTGCGCTTCTTCGCCTGCCCCAGCAAGGCGGACTTCTTCAAGAACATCATGAATTTCATCGACATCGTGGCCATCATCCCCTACTTCATCACCCTGGGCACCGAGATAGCTGAGCAGGAGGGGAACCAGAAGGGCGAGCAGGCCACCTCGCTGGCCATCCTCAGGGTCATCCGCTTGGTAAGGGTTTTTAGAATCTTCAAACTCTCCCGCCACTCCAAGGGCCTCCAGATCCTGGGCCAGACCCTCAAGGCTAGTATGCGAGAGCTAGGGCTGCTcatctttttcctcttcattgGGGTCATACTGTTCTCTAGCGCAGTGTACTTTGCCGAGGCGGAAGAAGCTGAGTCGCACTTCTCCAGCATCCCCGATGCTTTCTGGTGGGCGGTGGTGTCCATGACCACTGTAGGATATGGTGACATGTACCCTGTGACAATTGGAGGCAAGATCGTGGGCTCCTTGTGTGCCATCGCTGGTGTGCTGACAATTGCCCTGCCCGTACCTGTCATTGTGTCCAATTTCAACTATTTCTACCACCGAGAAACTGAGGGGGAAGAGCAGGCTCAGCTGCTCCACGTTAGCTCCCCTAATTTAGCCTCGGACAGTGACCTCAGTCGGCGCAGTTCCTCTACTCTCAGCAAATCTGAGTACATGGAGATCGAAGAGGATATGAATAATAGCATAGCCCATTATAGACAGGCCAATATCAGAACTGGCAACTGCACCACAGCCAACCAAAACTGCGTTAATAAGAGCAAGCTACTGACCGATGTTTAA